In the Zingiber officinale cultivar Zhangliang chromosome 5A, Zo_v1.1, whole genome shotgun sequence genome, TGCAGGTGGTGCCGATCCCAGCCAAAGCAAACAGTTCATCCAAAAGTAGTGAGTTGAAAGGGTAAAGAGAGGTGGGGGGAGAAGGCATGTGGAAGCCTGCAGAAGGATGAGACATGAATTTGTCTGCAAATTAAACACTCCAATCATTGTGGGGGGAAGATGGCCAGCAAATTAACACACCCACCTATCTTTTCAGTGATGATGGATGAGTGTGAGGCTATGAGCAACTACTCCAGACTAACTCAGCTCCATCACATGACCATGAGTGCCCTCTCAGGTGGTGCATGTTCCCCGAACCCCAGCCACCACACTTGGATTATCTTTTGTTACCCTTGTATTAATTAGGCAAAAAGACTGTGAGTCTGGTGAATACTATGGACCACATTCTGCATATGGGAGAGGTGAATGAtagtagtaaaaaaaaataagaaaaaaaaagttgCTATAGCCATTCATGAAGCTGTACTGCAAGCAGTGGCATCCATGGAGTAAAAGTGGGAAGAGTCACTGTCATGGACGCCAGTCAAAATGAGGTCCTTTTCACCATTAATTGAACGGATTCATAGTCAATCTGTAAAGTGTAAGATACCATCATGTTGCCTAGCTCATGTGACTCCTTGCCTATTGCGAAAAAGAAAGTGGAGGTCTCAGCCTTTTGTATTCATGTACCTGAAGGACTGAGAATTAGCTAGCATCCATGCAGCGAGCACAAGTTTCAATTAATATTACAAAACTATATCTTTCTTTTGCAACCATAAAAATACAAGAAGCAGGGGAAATGACAAGACTCATCAAGGAAAGATATATGAATTGGATATATAACAATATGTGAAACGACAAGACCACACAGAAGCCTGGATTCAGTTTAAAGCATGGCCGAGATTTCCTTTCTTTTCCATTGTATATGTTTAATTTATATGTATAGATTAGTTAAAAGGGGTGATTTGATGTGTAATAGTAGCTAGCTAAAACTACAAGGGAGTAGGGAGAGTGGAGGAATGAGAGTCACTAAGCTGGTGATCAGGTGAACCCACTACTTGCTGCTCGATGACCAGATGAAGCTAATTCAAATGCACCAAGTGATGGGTTGATAAGACTTGACCTTCAAACAGCTAGTGCAAAGTGACAGCCATGATCTTAGCTAAGAATCATCCGGATGCTATGAGGATTCTGATCTGATCAGTTCACTGACTTAAATTCTTTTACTAGGTAGTCTGGCATGCATTTGAGGTTATACAATTGGAGTGAAAACTTGAAGTATAGACTGTGACTAAAAACATGTAGAGAAGAGATCAGCTATCAATTGTTACTGTCCCCAGAAGTTTGGTTGTTTCAAAGTTTTTTCGATCTGCTATCAATTGGAGGCAGACAGGCTTATAGATGCATATAATCACTGGAGACTTTAATCAGTGATGGAGTAGTCCTTGGAATGAGACGAGAAGAGTGGAGGCCTACACAAAATGAAAGTTCTGAATTTTTGTGAATGTGTACGATAGATCGAGGAATCCAGCAACTCACTGCTGGAAGTGAAGAGGATTAAAATGTTCTACTAATGTTTAGTAAATATATTCCTTCGGCTTCTGATCTCACTCTGAACTTTATTAGTTATTATTGAGAGGTATTCTTCCAATTTCCATAAAAAAGGATAATATGGTGCACGAAGTTTCGTTATGCGAAATTTCGGGAAAAGATTCATGGTACGCAGTCTTacccatgaccttttggtcatataataacaactttaccgttgcgtcaaGACTCCCATTCTTCCAACTCCATAAAGTTTAATAATGTATCATGTATTCTAATTCTAGTGTATAAGATTCACACTGTACTGGTCCTCAAAAAGTGGGTCAAAATAATGAAGATTGGCTGACGTGGAGGTTAAAGTCAAACGATCAAAATCGTATATATGGTCAGATGAACCATGAGATTATGGACTACAGATTAGGCAAGGTTGGCCGAGCGGGCTTTCAGAGCCAGTAGGATGTGAAAGGCTGACTAGACCGTCCGAACGACCATCCTCCGCGACTTGCAACTAAAATTAAAAGTCAAATACTAAGTTATCTAATCTACTGTACTTGCCGATCAGACCTTAGGTCCAATTGAACACAATGCGTCCCTCTAACAATAGGAAAGTCGAGTGAAGAATAGGTCAGTAGCTTCACTCTATACGCCTGAGCTAGCGATATCCCGACCGAGTGGCGACTGGGCAGTCTACAGCGGGACCCAAATACATGTTATATCGTATTTTTTTGGAAGTTTTATACAAAAAATGATAGAGAATATCCTGCCAGTAAATAAATCGTCCTTTAAAAGTTTCCCATATGTCAATCACAGTGATTTACTATCTCATTTGAGAAAAGATGTTAAAGATGTCAGTTTTTAAGAAGTGTTTGGAAAACGTGTTAATGCTTTAAAATGTGTGCACAATGTAACAgtgatattataaaaaaaatcttcatCTACCGACGGAGATATGTGATGTTTCTTGCTTGTACATGTCATTTACTACAGTTTATTGCTTTTATCTCCAAAACTAAACACTGATTTAAATGTCGGAGGGTCTTTTTCTAATTAGATACCAACACTCCTTGTATTATAAGATAACACAGAATTTTCCTAATTTTCATCAAATTACGTCTCAGTTTACTGCCTCGATCAATTTCGGACAAAATAAATGAATACATAAATTACTAGTTTTATAGGTCAGAGGATTGCGTTGTGGTGCCAACCAAAACGATTGGTCCCCTTTCCAATTTCTAATggctctcttctctctctctttgaCTTCACATATGCATGTAAACTATATAAAATATAAACCCAGTTCACGTGAAGCATGCAAGATTACAACTCAGGGCTTAATTAGACTGCTAATTAATCTCGAGCAGTCTGTTAATTTCTCAGCTTAATTATATCAGAAGATAGTTTTTAACTAGTCAGAACAACAAAGAATAGATATGGTTTTGTTTCATTAATATACGtagaaatatttatttttctcgGAGAAACCTTATAATTCAAAGTAAAATGAATCTAGACAGAATTTCCACACATGCTTAAATTCTACACCAAAGAATAAAGTAGCCAGCTAGATCTCCACCAAAAAACCCTCACAAGTCAACTCAAGTAGTGCAATTGCTCCGATCAAATAAATCCAAACAATTAATGTTCGAAGTTGTTTTCAAAGAAGGAAGCTAAAGGTAGAGTGAGATGATCATATAAATTGGTCGAAGTGTGCATCCCACATTACATCAAAACAAAATTGGCGAGCACCGTGCCCTCCTAATCAGTAAAGGGGATGCTCATCAGCCATGAACTCTCTCACTTCCATCCGCATTCAAACCAGCACAACTTTGGCACAAATTACAAGCTTAGATTTTACAGCTAGCGCATGGTGCGTGCGTGCGTGCGTGCATCAGGAGAGGGGGGATCGGTGGGGAGCGCCCTTCCTTCTGCTGCTCAGCGACAGCACTAGGAACCCGCCGccggtcttcttcttcctcgggcCCCGGCCGGCGGCGCGGTCGGCGCTCGACCCGGAGCTGCCGTCGTACTGCGTCGGATCCTCCAGGATCGAATCGGGCGCCAGTCGGCTCTCCACTTCCTCGATCAGATCCGACCCGTCCATCCGGAGATTTTCAAAGCGGGAGAAGGCCAAGTCCGAGTCATGCAACCGGAACAGGATGCTCGACAAATCCTCCCCCCGCGACAGCACGTGCTCCACCTGCATACACGCGCCGATTCGTTTGACTGAATCAGGGTTCGTAATTAAACAGAGCGCGCACCTTGCAGGAGAGGGAGCAGAAGTGGAAAGGCTCCTGGAGGATCCTGTCGCAGCTCATGCAAATGTTTCCTGAGCCCTTGAAAGGACGAGACTGAGGCCTCGGCTTCAAGAACACTACTTTGGCACTGTTAATGGTGTAGGGCTGGCGAGAACAGTGGACGAAGTCACTGGTTTTGGACGCGAACGAGCAGACCAATAATTTCTCTGAATTAATTAAGTACCTGGACAAAAGAGCAGTCTATGAGCTTCTCAAGGTCGTCCAGTCGAACCACATCATTGTACACATATCGCCTCACCTGAATTTCAATACAATAACAAAAATAAACACAGGAATGAGAATTCGAGTGAATAATTAAAATCGAGAGAGTTCGTTACTACTAATTTGACCAAGCAGAGGAGCAGGggaaaaggcaagatgacaattATACTCCTCTGATGGCAGCAGTGCATGGTAAAGGACGCTCTGTGCTCGAGGGCAAAAGGGTATATGCACTTATCGTGAAATGCAGAGAAACATACAcagcacagaaagaattgggaaaaaaaacagagagagagagaggattgAGATCAGTGTGTTAATAATAGTAAATGGGATTGGAGCAGAGAGAGAGAGACCTGGAGAAGAGGGTGGTGGGAGTGTGCAGGGGCGCAGTGGGGGCAGATGCTGGAGCAGCAGTCGAGGCACAAGATGTTCTTCTCGTTCTTCTTGCGGCTCTCGTGGGCCCCGCAGCTGACGAAGAAGCTCTCCTCCACCAGCCGACCCAGCCACCCCGGCACCACCGCCGGCGccgcccctcctcctcctccgcttcCATACTCCCCTCTCCCCATGCCCTCTCTCGCTTCGCTCGACTCCCCGGCTCCCGATGTGAATTATGACTCCGATATATACATGGAtcggaagagaagagagaaaaagagaaaaggTAAAGTGTAGGGATGCATTAACGACCCTGCTGCGTCTATTTATAGCAGTACAGAGCAAGGAAAAAAACAGGAAAGATAAAGACTGATTCATTATGggcaattaatttaaaaaaaagggAAGAAAATTATTTCATAGTGATTTCTGTCTTCTTGTGTAAGTTGATATTGTCAGGGATTTTGAGGATTCGGTGGAGGTGTAAATGGCGGGAAGGGAGGAGGAGCCTGGCTCCAATTTCTTCGTACTTTCACTGTGCTCATCCATCACCTGCCTCGCTCCTCTCTCCCTCCCttggaaagagaagaagaaattagTACCAGGCTTGTGAAATTTGTTTTTTTGCTCCAAATTTGTTTTTTGTTTATTGACAAAATTTTGTATTAAAATGGTATTTAGCTTAACAAAATCATTGCTGTTTctgaatttttatatatatgcatgTTTACTTTCTAGATAGTTGACTTTTAAATTTCGTCtggataatataataataatatatacgCTGTTcgttgcttggatcgatcgaagCCACAAAAATTCAAGAAAGATAAATGTGTGAATTTTTTCTTCTCCCTCATGGCCATGGAATGAGTTTGAGAAGAAAAGCAAAGGAAGAAAAGATAGAGAGAAATGGCTTTGCTTCCTAAattctcctctcctcctttccCGGGCCTGCAAAAGCCTTCCCATAGGCTGCCCTGTTCGCCCCCCGCGGCGTTCACCAAGCTCGACCTCCCCCCTCCCTCCCTCAGCCTCGACGCCGTGCAGGAGAAGAAGCCGCTCTCGCTGCCCCACGGGCCCCCCTTCACCGCCACCGGCGGCGGGAGCGGCGGCGGCAGCGGAAACGGCCACAGGAGCGAGTTCTACCTCAACGTCGGCCTCGCCGTGAGGACTCTCCGCGATGACCTGCCCACCCTCTTCGCCAGAGACCTCAACTACGACATCTATCGGTGCGAACCGTACTCCTCCGTATCGAATTTCCCGAAAAATTTGATCTTGCTGCGTTTCTGACTGGCTGCTCTCGCTTTTACTTGCTCTTTTCCCTGTTTTTTTTTCCAGGGAAGACATCGTCTTCATCGATCCGCTTAATACCTTTCATGGCGTCGAGAACTACAGGCTCATTTTCTGGGCGGTGAGGTTTCACGGCAAAATTTTGTTTAAAGAGATAAAGCTCCGGATTTTCCGGGTATGGCAGCCGTCGGAAAACATAATCTTGATCCGGTGGGAGCTGGAGGGCGTGCCGAGGGTGCCGTGGGAGGCTCGGGGAACTTTCCAGGGGACGTCGTGGTACAAACTGGATAGGAACGGCAAGATCTACGAACACAAAGTCGATAACGTGGCTTTGAATTTTCCACAAGCGCCGATCAAGCCCGTCACCATGATGGATTTCGTGGCGGCTGCATGTCCTCCGAGTCCCAACTTGACGTTCTCTGCCGGTCTGCCGGAGGAGAACTCCTCTTGGAGATACTCCTCCTGGTCGGAGCTCTACAGGGCAGTGAGGAGCACGCTTGAACTGGAAGGAAAATTTCCAGAGTTCATAGGCATCGAAGGTCTGGTTACTTGTTCATAGCGTGGACAATTGGGGGTAGCTGGATAAAGAAATATGAGATCAGAAAGGGAGATCATGGTGAGTGATGTTCATATGCTCCCTTTGTGTTTCTCTTCCTGTTGTTAACATTTGATCAGATAAGTGCTGCACAAGTACAGTTAGTTGTTCCTACTCTTATGCTAGTTGTTGTTCAATGAGCTGGTGATTGTGATGCATTTCTGGAATTCTCTATGATCTTGCCTGAGAATCATCAGCTTGAAATCTCCCTTCACCATTATGCAAAAGATGGGCATTCCAATCCAATGAGGTTATTGCCTACTGTTCTGTGTTGCTTGTTTAGGCCACAATGACTGGACTGATGAAAATTATAAAGCTTCTGATTCAATTCACTGAAATCCATTGGCAATCCCTAATTACAAACTTTATTTGTCAGTCTTTCAAGTTAGATTTTGCTCATCATTCCACTTGAAACTCCATATTCTTCTGTAGTTCTCCAATATCTACTGATCCTGCCCGGAAGTTGAGTCGGACAGAGGTTGGCTGTGCTATCCTCGATGTTGATAGAAAGTCGTGAAGATGCCTTGTTGATCTGACACTTACTGAAAGGGTTCCACGAGTGAATGACGGGGGGTGATAATTGGGACGATGAGACGAGAGCTCTGTACACACTCAAACAAGCCGCCCTCACGTTAGAGACTAagaatcagggaaaaagtccccgggtcaggctctccgacgctcaagtcaggtactttttctccagaagCACAGTggaaggacgaaaagtaaaagacgaaGGTGAAAAAATGAGTGAGCATACCTCTGTAGGAGGaaaagcctccctttttatatgacagcgGGTACTTTTGGAGTCTGACGAGTGTTAGGGAATGTTgggtgtcaggatttgtctggcggtgaatgataCATGACATCTTCCTATAGGTCTGAGGAGGGATCGGTAGGCAATGAGCCCTACACCGTTAACATATTCCCTGACAAacggtgattattctctgacaggttgttATGATTCCTTAGTTTGATTGTCGTATAGTGTGTGCCCGCCCTGGTCCGCTAACCCTGGACTGGGTCCTCGTACATGCACATCTTGACTTGTGGGAACAGACTTGCGTTCCTTGGCGCATTTCCCTGGCTTGTGTTTGTCGTCCCGTAATTCCAGATCTGTATGTCCAGCCCTACATTTGTCCTTCGATAAATCCGGACCTACGCTTACCGCCCTGCCAATCGAGGCCTTCACTTGTCGTTCCTTAAGTTTCGTCCCGCATGCTCGGCCCTGCTCCGTATTTTATCCTGTAATTCCTGAATCATACGTCCTGGCCCACATATCCTGTTCTGCATGCTTCGTCTTGTAAATCCCAACCTGTAAACCTTAGTCCGCTCACCTTGAACTGTACGTCCTGGTCCGTATGTCCGGCTCTGCATGTCTCGCCCTATAAATCTCGACCTGTACACCTTAGCCCGCTTACCTTGAACTGTATGTCCTGGACCGTATGTCCGGCTCTGCATGTCTTGCCCTGTAAATCCCGATCTGTACACCTTAGTCCGCCTACCTTGAACTGTACGCCCTACCTTCAGCGTTTCTACTTGCCATGTGCCATATAGGCCTAACCCCTAAATACCACATAGGCTCAACCCTGAGCGCTCGGtaatcttgacctttgacctccatgtaCGCTGAGTCTTTGACCGccacgtaggcttgacttctgaccgtcacgcgggtttgacttttgaccgccacttgggcttgacttctgaccgtcgcgcgggcttgacttctgacctccgcGTGGGTTTGACTTCCGATCCTATCAGCTATATGACCCCtctatcatgcaccgtatcatctACAATTGGAGAATGCTTTCTTACCCAACCAGAGGAGCTCTTCCATTTGTTAATCACTCCATTGAAAGGCCGACGAACATGGCTTGTGGAATGCGATCATGATCTTGTTTCCTCTTCTTTCTGTCGGTGTATTACTCATTTGTTAATCACACCATTTGACCTGAACATCCATTGTCACAACACAATTGTTGACAATGGAAAGCATCAAAGCAATGGACCAATGGTGTGTCATGAATCATCTTCTGTCTATATTTGTAGGTTGAATGCCTCAACCTGATCATTTTGATCTTCGATCATGACTTTTTCTTGATTGGTTTGTCTTGTTATATTCATGGAACACTCTTTCTATGTGCTTGTATGGAGATAGTTTGTCAATTTTATGCTTTCATCTGAAATTGTTAAATGCAATCTACCAAGATCAATGTTCCTGATTGTTGTTTTACTGTTTCAGGTCTAACATTATTGCTTGTGCCATGAACAGAATCAAAAGGTCACAGATCGTAGATCCTTCCACTGTATGCAGCTAGAGGAACTGTCAAAGTGTACAAGTTAGTTGGCAATGCTAGCATTTTATTTGTAGTGATGTAATCCATACATTTAGGGATACAGAAGAATGAAATTTGCACTTCACTGTGTTCTTCAATGCTATAATCGATAAATAAGTTTCAGCAGGCAAAAAAAACATATCCAGAGAATAAATAGAGAGGAATTCAATTTCTTTTTGTCAAGCTTTTACGTTTAGAAATCAGAGTTCTCCCCTTCACTCTATTGCTGTTAGATTCTGaggtaaatataaatattatcttAATGGGTGAAGCACGACATATTTATCAATAATTTAATGAACAAAAATTAAACGGTAATTTATCAAATCACGCGCCTAGACATCTTAATTGATCAAAAAGCGTATACTATTTTGGTATTTATCAAAAGACGTActttttcaagtgcacttccTTTTTTATCCTCCTGAccaatcaatttttttttgttgttttttttctccctcttctctttcctatctcctctttcatcaacgacatttaaaatttagttaattttttgataacattttaatacatttagagagggtaaaataaactatgaataataaatttgaactccttgcaacatcaggaattcacaggaactgaaatgagtgtaataTGATGTCTTTAGGTCCATTAGTGAATTTCGGTCAAAAcacactgatagacctagagagatccgattgtacccatttcagtttctatggattcctggtgttgcaaggagttcaaatatgctatccattgtttattttgacttttagaaggtgttaaaatataagaagaaagaatcagcaaaaagactccatattaggcctgatatgattccatatcagacccaatgtggattttcactctattaggaatgctcaattgttttaggaactcttcatttccaatgtagcattttattttgacttaAATCTCAGTTCATGATGTATCTCTTTGTTGGGGGTTTGAAAAATTATGCACATTGGAAAAGTCTTAACTGCTGAATACCTCTTCAAATATGCTGGATTGGATATTGAAAAGTAATGATTTTTGCAATTCCTCTGCCTTTTGCTTGgtatcttttttccatttaaatAATTGACACACTTTTCTTTCGACCTTCAGAATTTGGAGTGGTGTCTCTTTGTTCTTTTCCCTTATTTCTCGTAAGTGATCTCATTTTCtggattaattttcttttacaaagaaaaaagaaataagtGAGTCATGACTTATTTGCAATTACATGCTAGTAGAAGAATTAGGTCTATCTGGTATTGTGTCAATTCTATTTATTGGAATTATACGTATTTTCTCTTTTTTCAATAGCTATACTATAACTATTTGTTCTAAGTGTTTGCATATGTATTTCTTACAGGTAATGAAGcattatacattctctaattTGTCAGAGAACTCTCAACGTTTTGCTACTGTCTTTTTCCACTTGATTTCATCACTAGTTGAAACATTTATGTAAGAGGATATGCATTGATGCCCTTATCTATTTTTCTACTTAGAGCAATCATAAACACATCCATTATGAAATGAAAGAGTTCCTAAAACAGTTGAGCATTCCTTATAGAGTGAGATccacattgggcttgatatgaaatcatatcagatcCAACGTGAAGCttttttgttgattctttcttcttatatgttaacaccttctaaaagtcaaaataaacaatggatagcatatttgaactctttgcaacaccaggaatccatagaaactaaaatggttgcaatcggagctctctaggtccattagtgggtttcggtcgaaacccactaatggacctagagagctctgattgcactcatttcagtttctgtggattcctgatgttgcaaggagttcaaatatgctatccattatttattttgacttttagaaggtgttaaaatataagaagaaat is a window encoding:
- the LOC121979198 gene encoding uncharacterized protein LOC121979198, which produces MALLPKFSSPPFPGLQKPSHRLPCSPPAAFTKLDLPPPSLSLDAVQEKKPLSLPHGPPFTATGGGSGGGSGNGHRSEFYLNVGLAVRTLRDDLPTLFARDLNYDIYREDIVFIDPLNTFHGVENYRLIFWAVRFHGKILFKEIKLRIFRVWQPSENIILIRWELEGVPRVPWEARGTFQGTSWYKLDRNGKIYEHKVDNVALNFPQAPIKPVTMMDFVAAACPPSPNLTFSAGLPEENSSWRYSSWSELYRAVRSTLELEGKFPEFIGIEGLVTCS
- the LOC121979199 gene encoding protein RGF1 INDUCIBLE TRANSCRIPTION FACTOR 1-like translates to MGRGEYGSGGGGGAAPAVVPGWLGRLVEESFFVSCGAHESRKKNEKNILCLDCCSSICPHCAPAHSHHPLLQVRRYVYNDVVRLDDLEKLIDCSFVQPYTINSAKVVFLKPRPQSRPFKGSGNICMSCDRILQEPFHFCSLSCKVEHVLSRGEDLSSILFRLHDSDLAFSRFENLRMDGSDLIEEVESRLAPDSILEDPTQYDGSSGSSADRAAGRGPRKKKTGGGFLVLSLSSRRKGAPHRSPLS